The following DNA comes from Capsicum annuum cultivar UCD-10X-F1 chromosome 7, UCD10Xv1.1, whole genome shotgun sequence.
AAtcttttatcaaatttaagttatttactttttacCTGTTATATCGGTAAGATCGTGAAATTAGCTTGtcataataacaatatattcaGTGTAATTATATGTGGATGAAGGGATAAAATTTAAGTAGGTTATACCACTGCCTTAAAAGTAGAGAGGTATTCCTTTTGGTTGttagcaatttttttttgtaaaatttatgtAACTCCCGATAAGTTTATCCATATTTACATGTTAtctcgatttttttaaaaatctcataaaattCCTCTTTTTATAATTTCAGATGCATATAACATAAACGAGATACATCTTATTAGTTGACTAATTAGCTTAAATTAAGGGTTGTAATACATCTTATTAACGACTAGTAAATCATTAAATTTGTCATTAACTCAACCAATCAACtagataactaaaaaaaaatctcCCAAAAAATGGTAATTagttaataattacaattttgaACAAATTTATTTCCATAATCATTTTAGCATATTTATTTTGcatcttctttttttgtttccgAGGTTCTTGATTCTTGTTGAACTATTTTCAATGAATATTTCTGTATTATTACATCATTTCGGTGTTTGGAATAATGATGTCAAGTACGAAGGCTATAAGAGTGATGACatcatattatgattattttttttcatatgcagattcattcttctcatttttttttctttcgtgCTAATCATTCTTTTTCAACTATTTGCAATGAATATTTCTGtgttattatgttatttcagtatttggatTAGTGATGTTAAATACGAGGGCTATAAGAGTTGATTTCGGTCATTGTTGTAGAACTTGAAATCAACAAAAcaaggaaaagaataaaaatctgaTACATTGTTGACGGAAACTCGTCTCCCTTACTTATCCGTAATGATATAAGGTGTAAAGCTATACATAGAGATCCCAAAAAGTATGTCCATAGAATGTTGTATATGTATTCATAGTGATATGGGTGTAAAGTTATTCATTTCTCATAGAATGTTGTATAAGTATTTGTTATTTTAGATTCTTGTATGTCTTTTGGTTAATATGTATCTCATAGAATATTCTGATAGTATtagtatgtatattttttttgtttttattaattgTATCTCTTTGTGATAATATGTATCTCATGGAATGTTTGGTTGTATTAATTTGTATCTTTTAGAATGCAGTGGTAgaattacatatacatatattaacaTATGTCTATGTATCTGTTAAActaatatcttttattttatgttttaacgTACAATGAGATATAAGTTGATAAAACGTTATTGATCTACTTAAATATGTATTCGTCATATATGTATAATTGTAACAAACTTGTATATGATAGAAATAACCATATATATGTAAAACACTTCAAACAACAAAAAACTACCGCAATATGAATTATAGATAAGTTCAAAGATATAAAACACTTGAAATAATTCCTAAAAAAGTTATTGAATGCTTACTATTCAAACAAAACACTTCAACTTTGATTCAACCTACAAAATCATCCTCactatttattgaaaattaatagTTTAGATGACGAAAACATGCATCTCATCTTGATTGTTTTGCTTAATCTCAAGCATAAGTAAATATTTTGTAATCTGTCCAATGTAATTGAACGGTAAAATATTGAGATAACAATAAAATATCGCCTCGACAAACAAGTCAAGTCCAAATTTGTTATAAAAACATCtataaaaaaaagatacaaaatttATCTCTTACAATCATAACATGTATCTCTCTTATGCATACTACATTCAAAATTTCCAACAAAAGATACATATAAGAAAGGTGTTACATAAAAAGagatacaaaatgagaaaaaaatattggatGCATATAACCCGATCAACATCAAAAATCAATCACCAATTTGCTTAGACAAATACTTAAAGTGTTTACATATTTGCACCTAAAAACAACATAACTAAATCTACTCAATGGAAATCACTTTGTTTTCATCTAAAGTAATGAAGTTGAATTTAGGTCTTGGTGGATCTCAGTGTCACTAATATAGACATTTTTAGCCTTGACATATCCATAATTACACAAGTATAAAGCATATCTCATTCAAAAAAATTCAGCATCATTTTCATAATATGATACTTATAGTCCATCACTTAGAAACTTAGctaataaagtaataaataaatcataattccTGCATAATTTAACATTTATTAGTAGGCTAGAACATTTACGTGGTAAATGAACAGAAAatgttaaataaaaatgataCAATAAAACTGTAGTATAACAAATTTACAAATAATAGATACATAATTCTGCACACGtaacataactaaaataaacaacacatgtaacataactaaaataaacaacacatgtaacataactaatataacaagagatacataattTTACACATGTAACATAACTAAAATTAACAGGAGATGCATAATTCTGcatattttacaaattaaaattAACGAGAGAtacaaaattatgcatatataacTGACTAAAAATAACAATAGATACATAATTATACACTTTTAACTGACTAAAAATAAGAAGAGATAAAAAGAGATACTAGAAAATTAAACTAAGCATTTGAGAGATACAAACTTATCCTTAATTAACAAACTCAGATAACATGAGATACAAGAAAACTGCATAGGTAATTTTATTTAAGATACAAGAAAATTGTATTAGTAATTTGCCTAATATGCACACATATAATGCCCTCATAAAAGATTTTCTTGATGTAACTTCAACATTTCTTTGTTTGCACCATGAGAAATACGTTTTGAAGCACCATGGACTATTTTTTTGCCATCAGAACCTCCTTTCTTCTTTCTCTTAAGtgctttctttattttcttcatcgtAATAggatagttgttattttttgatCGATTTTTGCTTAACGCCTCAAATTACGTAACtttcaacaacaataaaaataaactaatttaagaaaaatgaggTTCAAAGTTTACTGTGGATGAATCGATTCGCAGTAAActttgaaccttattttttcaACAAGACTAACGAAAGTTTACTGTATTTCATCCCAACAAATTGTTAAATTTGTTgagatgaaaaataaagatgaagatGGAGAAATCTTGCATAACTTAGAAAATGGATAGTAGGGGAATAATTGCATCAATTACTGCATGATTTGCGCCGCACCTTCAAAATTCTGAAGGAGTTGAGATAATAATGGCAAGAAATCAACAAAAATGCGACTCTTTTAGGCTGTATCTTTACctttagattaaaaaataaaaaatagagatttttatatgttcaaattgaaagaatttttagtatttttgatatattaagttgtgcttttatgaattttttttattttttttgtctaatcataatcataagaagCCTACTCTTCTGCTCTTACGAATGGCTAAGAAATAAAGTATCGAATTGTAAGCAGACTTGACTTTGAATAGATACAAGATACAAACTTAcaaattctttttgttttttgaaattaGAGCAGTCGATATGGATCATACCAGTTCAATCTCGACCTGTCAGGTTTTAAAATTTTGATGGGTTTGGATGAAATGGTCCACCAATCACAACCTATGTGGGTAGCAGACTGAGTCAAGCCGGCtcacaacttttaaaaattatttatatatttttctaaaatttaagttttaaCCTAATCTATAATATGTTAAAAGTATGAAGagccttagaaaagtgatttgtactttttatccttcattaaaagactgaCAAAagtgtcttttcactattttttaatttattatttaatttttttattatattgactagacttcctaaaatatatgagacttttaaaatatatggtaggagaattaattatagtaatatttttctttctactagactttctatatttttttttctactagacttcctaaaatatatgggattcctaaaaattatattttaggagaattaattaatatttttctttatactgtTCAATTAGAACAATACTTCTAAAATATGACTCTTTTAatgaaatacttttataaatattgagatgtaagttaaactagagaacaaatcggTTTGCCTACGGGGAGAATATggttgatgctcatctaactaattgatttgattgcatgtctagattggtgaaTGTTTGAtcttctaaccctcaacttctccactgtttttgtcagcataatagaattcaacatgtgtgtatatatatatcttctttattttcatttaaaatcattctttagggtcgtagatgaatgtcggttggttttgaagaatttcttgtgtaaaggttaggtttaattgtattgttttgatagctgtattatcttattgttttattttaatttacaaatgttAGATGAATGTGAgtcggttttaatttttttttttaaggtaaaagttaggtttaattgtattatcataatatctctattagtttgttaatTTATGTTAGTTTACAGTTCATAGATGAAACTCAAtcagctttgagaaatttttgtgtgtaaaatttaagtttaattgtattgttttgatatcacttttatcgtattattttgttgcagtttacaggtgatagataaatattggtcggctttgaggaactttttttttatgtaaaggttaggtttagttgtattattttgatatctctattatcgtattattacgttattgtttacaggtggtagatgagtgtcgaacgactttgagaaaatttttatgtgtaaagattagatttaattgtattattttgatgtctctaccattgtattattttattgcactTTACAGATGGtaaatgaatgtcgatcgactttttaaaatatttttggtaaagattaggtttattaaataaattctccatccttacatactcaaaaaatattaaatttaattattatattcatatttattatttaaataaatatactatttaacgtaatgtttgaactcattaaagtgaggtacacgcgcaaattatctcaataaaaataaatagattcATCAAATTACTATCGATACACTAGATTGTGTCGCTTATATtcatattgaatttttttcttattatatgaGATATACTTATGATGTGACAAACAAAACTTGTATGACACTTTTCATACATTTTGACAGATAGATTATTGGATCCGACTTTCATTACAAAAGGCCAAAGTCCACTATTAAAATCAAAACAGGTAATCAATCTAGCTAGCTAGATCATCAATAACTCCAATATACAAACAgttttacaaatataaataaatccaATTAATTACTTAACATTCACATTATGGAGCAGCATTCTGGATTCGGGTCTGTAACTTCGTAAACTTGGTGTTGAGGTACGCCAAGGTAACTATAGGGTTGCTGCGGCCACTGAGTCGCCGCAGGTGAAGCTTGGGGTGTTGCAGGCCCCAAGCTCACCAATTGGGCCTGACCCAATTTCTTTCTGACGGAGTTGGTAAGAATTGCGGCGTCAATATACTCTCCCACTACTTCTAAATAGTAATTTTCAAATCCACCTCCCTGTATAGCTGCCGATAACACCCCTGAGAGTAAAAAGACATGATCAATTAATTAATATAACTGCGTTAAGGGAAATTTTAATAGCTCGATTAGTTGGTTAGCTGAACTTACGACATCCTTATTGGTAAGGGTTCGAGCCCCATCATGTAATACCCTCCCCATTTTTCCCTTTCCCGATCCCCAGTACTTTTGTACaatctatatatgtgtgttatCGAATAAGTACTCAGCGACATGCATGCAAAATCCCTTTGCCTTTTTGTGTATTAAGTGAAAATCTTGACCACGCCATGGATTGTGCTGAATCCACCGAAGTCCTAATCAAgccaaaattttatttctttgctcTCTTATGACTAAAAACTAatgtatcaaaaaaaaaaaaattgaaaaaaaaaataaaaaaaaaaacttgccCAAATTTTCTTATGGGAGCTACATATTTGACTCAATTTAGCGTAACTCTTAAATGAGCTAGTTAAGGATATCCCGATTGACCCGTCATGAAAATATGTTCAGTATAAAACTTGAACGAATTGATCTATCATGAAAATATGCTCATCCTAATCAATAAAGAGCTTAAGTTTTGTGCACTGACAGTGTACAAAATATATAACGCTTAAGCTGAGAACGATAGCCAGGGCCTATTGAGATGAGATTTTTGCACTTCTTTCTTTCCCGAAGACGGGGGATCAGGCTTTGCCAAATAGAGAAATCGGCTTTTATTTATAGACGTTGGAAGCCTTTCCAGGTAAACTTGACTTGCTATTACACGCTACccaattttttacataaaaattgaGAAGAAAAGATTTTGGATAACCTACTATTAGATATTTTATACACTGACAAGAAGTACATACATACCTGGTTGAGAAACAGCAATCTTGAAGGCTTTGGTCCGAGATTTCTGATCATTCCCATTTATGTATAGTTTGATAACTACCTTTTGCTGCCCAATTTATGAATTTGTGTTAGTAAGTACAACTTAAACAATACCACAAAGGTAATAAGTAATGCAggatatacacatatacataatatagAGAGTTCTAAAACTTTGATTAAGATTATAAGACATGCATACTCTCGTCATTTTGCTAGGGACGTTGATAGAATACTTAGTTTGCAAGATATTACTAAGTAGAAAAATAGTGGAGAATGAGTACTTATAGATATTGAAGACAAGaatatttcaacagataaatgACAAAAATGGTCCCTAATGTTTGAATAGGTACAAACTAGTCTcttaaaattatacttttgagtagTTTGAGTCTTGTAAATTTGTCATACTGAGCATGTcagatattcaataatatttatccgatttataaaaatcaattgataatttatctatttatgtTCATTTCATCCTTAGTTATTAATTACaatcattatttaatatatttttcaaatcattAAATGTCTAGTTAAATTatcctattatttattttttcttaaggaCGTGCCTAGGCAATAATGGATAGTAAAGATAGACGGAAAGAGTTTTGTTCTTCCATGAAACTAGATAATTAAtgtcatttaattttatatttgatcAATAACTTTCTTGGTTTCTTAATAGAATTTCGTCCTGAAAAAAAATGGTTCAGAAAATTAAAGTTATAgagtcaattttccttttaatttacAGAAAAATAATTTGTCATCTTCCATGCAATCTCCAGAAATAAAAGTCAAGACAATAAATGGGAAATGAGAATTAAGGATTATTACAGCCAGCCGCAATATTGGGGAAAATGTCTTCTGGAGGTGGCCAAATGA
Coding sequences within:
- the LOC107876868 gene encoding uncharacterized protein LOC107876868 produces the protein MTRQKVVIKLYINGNDQKSRTKAFKIAVSQPGVLSAAIQGGGFENYYLEVVGEYIDAAILTNSVRKKLGQAQLVSLGPATPQASPAATQWPQQPYSYLGVPQHQVYEVTDPNPECCSIM